The genomic stretch CTCCTCGTCCAATTCGTGCTCCATCTGGGAACGGCGGAACCAGGAACGGAGGGCGGTCTTGACGCGGTGAGTCCACTTGCTCATGGGCTGAATTCCCTTTGCTCTGTGTGGATCGCTGACCCGCTGGGCCACTTGTGCTGCCGGTCATGAATTCTGAGCCAGGGCCTTGCCAAGTTCGAGGTGCGATATGCGAAGTTCGAAAGAACCCCGAAGGGGGTGCAATTCGCCAGCCCAGGGTCAGCCCCGGCGAGCGCAAGCGAGACGGCGGCTGGTCCCAACGCTGAATGCGCGGAATAACGCAACAGGGTGGCTCGAAACATTTGACGCACTGCACTAGGTGGCCAGCACCCGCTCGATGGCGGCCGAGACTTCCTTCCAGTTGCGGGTCTGTTCCTCCAGCCTGCGCCGCCCTTCGGCGGTCAGGCGGTAGTACTTGGCCCGCCTGCGGTTTTCCGACTCGCCCCAGGAAGAAGCGATCCACCCCTCCTGCTGCAAGCGTTGCAATGCCGGGTAAAGCGATCCTTGATTGATCTGAAAGACTTCGTCGGACATCTGCTGGATGCGCTGCGAGATCCCCCACCCGTGGCGGGGTCCCAGCGAGAGCGTCTTGAGAATGAGCAGGTCCAACGTTCCCTGAAGCAAATCAGCCCGCCGCGATCCTCCCATCGGTCTTCCTCCTCTAGATTGTCGACAAGAGTCTAGCCGCCTTCCTGTAGATTGTCAACAAGAGATGGCCGCTCTCCCTGCTGCACATGATTCCTCCCAGGTCCGTCTCGGAAAGGGGGGTGGCGGGGTCTTGCAATCGTCGGGGCCAGCGCCTAAAGTATCCCCCTAGAAAGGGGAAGGGATTGCAATTTGGGTTCGTGATCGACAACCGCAAGTGCATTGGTTGTCACGCCTGCACGGTGGCCTGCAAGGCCGAGCATGAGGTTCCGGTCGGGGTCAACCGCACCTGGGTCAAGTACATCGAAAAGGGCATTTTTCCCCAGACCACGCGTCACTTCTCGGTGATGCGCTGCAATCATTGCGCCGATGCGCCCTGTGTCGAGATCTGCCCGGTGACGGCGCTCTACCGGCGTCCCGACGGCATCGTCGATTTCGACAACCGCCGCTGCATCGGATGCAAAGCTTGCATGCAGGCCTGTCCCTACGACGCCCTCTACATCGATCCTCAGAACCACACTGCCGCCAAGTGCAACTACTGCGCCCACCGCGTCGACCTCGGACTGGAGCCGGCTTGCGTCAACGTTTGTCCCGAGCACGCCATCGTTTCCGGCGACCTCCAGGACCCTGCCAGCGAGATCGCCCAACTGGTGGCCCGCGAACAGGTGACGGTGCGCAAGGGGGAAAAGGGCACCGATCCTCAGTTGTTCTACATCGACGGCGACGCGGCCTCGCTGGATGCGTCCCGGACTCAGGCCGCCGCCGATTACCTGTGGTCGTCTCAGGAAAGCGGAGTGGGGCACTTCGCGCGTTTCGCCGAGCAGCGCAAAGGCGGACGGGACGGGTCCCCGGTGGGCGAACGTCGCCAGGTCCCTCCGCCGGAAGCCTCAGCCGAAGAGGCCCGGCGAGTTTACGACGCCCCCGACAAGGGAGTGCTGTGGGGGTGGGAGGTGTCGGGCTACATCTGGACCAAGGCCCTTTCGGCGGGACTCTTTCTGGCCCCCTTCCTGCTCTCGCGGGCGGCCGAGGCCAGCGCCGGCGTGTGGAGCGCCTGTCTCGGCGCGGCCCTCTTTTTCCTGGCTTTGACGGGGGCTCTGCTGGTCAAGGATCTGGACAAGCCGGCCCGCTTTGCCTACGTCCTGCTGCGTCCCCAGTGGAGGTCGTGGCTGGTCAGGGGAGCCTGGATCATCGGCGCCTATGCAATCTTGCTCACACTGCTGCTGGCGCTGGCGCTGAGCCAGTGGTCCTGGGGTGAGGCGATGCTGCGTCCTGGGGGCGCGGTTGCTCTATTGATGATCCTGACGGCCTTGGCCGCGGCGGCCACCGCCGCCTACACGGCCTATCTCTTAGCCCAGGCCAAGGGCAGGGACCTGTGGCAATCGCCGCTGGCCGTGCTGAAGATGTTCCTGCATGCGCCTCTGGCGGGCACTGCCGCGCTGGCTCTGGCCAGCCCCTGGATACCCCTGCCCCAAGGCTGGATCTGGCTTCTCGCCTGGATGCTGAGCGCAACCCTGCTCTTGCACCTGGCCCTGCTGGGACTGGAATTGACGACGCCCCATGCCACCCGCGATGCCAGCCGGGCCGCCGAGTTCATCCTCCGGGGCCGCCTGGCGCCGGCTTTCTGGGGCGGCGCCGTCGTGTGCGGCGGACTCATTCCGCTGGCCCTGCTGCTGGGGCACACCAGCTCTCTCTTCGACCTTTTCGGCTGGGCGCTGCCGCTGGCCGGACTGTTGGTCCTCGTCGGACTCTATTTCTCCGAGCACGCCTGGGTGCGCGCTCCTCAGTGGATTCGCCTCAGCTAGGAAAGCCATGGCACCCAAACCCACCAGCGCCCCTTCCGCCCCGCGGCCCGGCTGGCTCGAGCGCCTGGCCGAACGGCTGCATCTTATTCCCGACCTGCACCGGTCGGATGGCAGCGCCGAGGACTCGCCGCACCTGCCTGAGCTGCCGCGCCTGACGCCGCCGGGCAAGCTGACCGACTATCCGCCTCCCGAGCAATGGGACGACTGGAGCGAATACGAAGCCACTTCCTGGCCCCGCCGCCACAAGCGGAATTACGTCATCGTCCCCACCGCCTGCTTCAACTGCGAAGCAGGCTGCGGACTGCTCAGCTATATCGACCGCGACACCCTTAAGGTGCGCAAATTCGAGGGCAACCCCTGGCATCCGGGAAGCCGCGGACGCAACTGCGCCAAGGGACCGGCCACCATCAACCAGATCAACGACCCCGACCGCATCCTCTATCCGCTGCGCCGCAAGGGGGAGAGGGGAGCCGGGGGCTGGGAGCGGGTGAGCTGGGACCAGGCGCTGGACGAGATCGCCGCCCGCATCCGCAAAGCCCTGCAGGAGGAGCGCCGCAACGAGGTGGTCTATCACGTCGGCCGTCCCGGACACGAGGGCTATGCCGAACGGGTGCTGGCCGCCTGGGGGGTGGACGGACACAACTCTCACACCAACATCTGCTCGGCCGGCGCCCGCTTCGGATACGCCGCCTGGCAGGGATACGACCGTCCCTCGCCCGACCACGCCGAAGCCGAATTCATCCTGCTGGTCAGCGCCCACCTGGAATCGGGACACTACTTCAATCCTCACGCCCAGCGCATCATCGAAGGCATGATGAAAGGGGCCAAGCTGGCGGTGATGGACCCGCGCCTCTCCAACACCGCCTCCATGGCCGACTTCTGGATGCCCACCTATCCCGGCAGCGAGGCCGCCGTGCTGCTGGCCATGGCCCGCGTCCTGCTGGCCGAGGACCTGATCGACCGCGACTTTGTGCGCGAATGGGTCAACTGGGAGGAGTACCTCGGGGCCCGTTCCGCCGCCGGAGGTTCCCTTGAGGACTTCCTGCGCCTGCTGGCCCAGGAGTATGCCGAATTCACTCCCGAGTTCGCCGAAAAGGAAAGCGGGGTCCCCGCGGCGACAGTGGTCGAAGTGGCCCGGCGCATCGGACGCGCGGGATCGCGTTTCGCCACCCACAACTGGCGCAGCGCCTCCAGCGGAAACCTGGGGGGATGGGCGGTATCGCGGGCTCTCCACTTCCTCAACGTCCTGACGGGAAGCGTGGGCACGCCCGGCGGAACCCTGCCCAGCGCCTGGAACAAGTTCAAGCCGCCCCTCTTCGACCGTCCACCGGCTCACCGCTTTTGGAATCAGCTCCACTTCCCCGACGAGTACCCCTTCAGTCACTACGAGATGAGCTTTCTGCTGCCTCATTTCCTCAAGGAGGGCCGGGGCAAGCTGGACGTCTATTTCACCCGCGTCTTCAATCCGGTCTGGACCTATCCCGACGGCTTCTCCTGGATCGAAGCCCTCAGCGACCCCGCCAAGATCGGACTGCACGCCGCCCTCACGCCCACCTGGAGCGAAACGGCCTTTTTCGCCGACTTCGTGCTGCCCATGGGGCACGCCGGCGAGCGCCACGACCTGATCAGCTACGAAACCCATTCCGGCCTCTGGATCGCCTTCCGCCAGCCGGTCGTCCGCGAAGCCATGAGGCGCAGGGGCGAGGAAGTCGAGTTCACCTATCAGGCCAATCCCGGAGAGGTTTGGGAGGAGGACGAGTTCTGGATCGAGCTTTCCTGGCGCATCGATCCCCAGGGCGACCTGGGCGTGCGCAAGCACTTCGAGTCGCCCTACCGTCCGGGCCGCAAGATCACGGTTGAGGAGTATTACCGCTGGATCTTCGAGCACACGCCGGGACTGGCCGAGAAAGCCGCCGAGCATGACCTGACGCCCCTCGACTACATGCGCCGCTTCGGGGCCTTTGAAGTGGAACAGTCCTGCTACCGCAAGCACGAGAGCGAGGTCGACGAGGAGAAGCTGGCCGGGGCCAGGGAAGACGATCGCGGAGTGATCAGCCGCGACGGCCAGGCGTTGGGCGTCCGCTCGAGGCAGGGCGGGCGGGTCGTTCAAGGATTCCCCACCCCCTCGCGCAAGCAGGAGATCTATTCGTCCACCCTGGCTGAATGGGGTTGGCCGGAATATGCCACTCCCGTCTATATCAAGAGCCACATCCATCCCCAGGAGCTTGACCGCGACAAGGGCGAAGTGGTGCTGGTGCCGACTTTCCGCCTTCCCACCCTGATTCATTCGCGTTCCGGCAACTCCAAGTGGCTGCACGAGATCGCCAACCGCAACCCCGTCTGGCTGCATCCCGAGGACGCGGCGCGGGTCGGCGTCGGCGACGGCGAACTGCTGCGGGTGGAAACCGAGATCGGCCACTTCGTAGACCGGGTGTGGGTGACCCAGGCCATCCGTCCCGGCGTGGCCGCCTGCTCCCACCACCTGGGACGCTGGCGCCGCCCGCAGGATCCCAAGGCCAACCGCTGGGCCGTCAACCTGGCCGACATAAGCCGTAGCGAGTCCTCGGGCCAAGGAGGGGTGTGGAAACTTCGCTACCGGCGCGGCATCAGCCCCGATGCCCAAGGAGACCCCGACGGCGGACGCATCTTCTGGCGCGAAGGCGGAGTGCACCAGAACCTCACTTTCCCCGTCCACCCCGATCCCGTCAGCGGCATGCACTGCTGGCACCAGCGAGTCCGGCTGCGTCCTGCCCAGGCCGGCGACCGCTACGGCGACGTAGAAGTCGACACGGGAAAGAGCTTCGAGATCTATCGCCAGTGGCTCGAGATGACGCGTCCCGGCCCCGGACCGGGCGGATGGAGGCGTCCGCTCTGGCTCAACCGTCCGCTGCGGCCGGTGCAAGAGGCTTTCCGCCACCCCCAGGCTGAGGACGGGGAACAGGGCTTGGGTTAAGGCTGCTCTTTGTAGAAGTCGGGTGCGGGGACGTCGAGCTTGAAGGAAGCCCGCAGCAGGTGGGGTCCCCATTGGATGCTGAGCAGGCCCTGGTCTTTAGCGCCCTGCAGTTGCAGTGTCATCTTCAGCTCTGTAGCCGACGCCTCGCTGCGGCTGTGCTCCAGAGGGACCTCGAACAGGATCGGCACTTCATCGGCCCGAGGCACGAAGGCCCAGGCGTCGATGTAGCCGGGACGCACCGCCTCGGGATCGACGAAGACCAGCGACCAGTCGCCTTGCTGCCTCCTCCTGGCGCCCAGGTAGTAGTAGCCGGCGGCCACCTTGCGTCCGCCCATCTCCAGGTCGAGTTGGCTGTCCAGGGAAGTCCACATGTCCTTGCCCAGCCGCCAGATGCGCCCTTTGGTGAGGCTGTCGAAGGCCGCATCCTGGTTCCACTGAGGACGCCAGGCCGGACGCCCGTAGCCCAGGGTCACGCGTCCGCCCGAGATCTCCACCCCGTCATCGCGGTAGGTCCAGTAGGCGATGCTGCAGTAGCCCCTGGTGGAGTTCTCCACCGAAGGCGTCCACTGACCCTGCTTGACCTGGGCCTGCGCCTCGACCGCGAAGAGAAACAGGATGGCCGTCCATACCGTGAGGTGTTTCAACATGCTGTCGCCTCCCCCGAATAAGCTCTAGAAAATCTCGACGGCGAAGTACTTCTCCAGCACCGTGTTGATGAAGATGAAAAAGAGGATGAAGGGCAGCACGTAGAGGATCGCGTTGAGGGCTTTTTCCTGCCACGACCCCATGTACTTTGGATAACCCTGGGCGATCTCCGCGCTCAGGTTCTCGCGCTTCCAGCGGAAGGCGCAGAAGGCCGAGATCAGGCATCCGCCCAGTGGCAGGGCGCTTTCGAAGAAGATGTCGGCCACCAGGGTGAGGAAGTCGACGGTCTGTCCGCTGGGATAGGTGATGAAGCGGGTGAAGAAGTCGCTGGCGCCCTGGGAAAGAAGGGAGAATATGCCCAAAAAGAAAATCAGCCCGCCCATCGCCAGGGCGGCCCGTCCGCGGCGGATGCCGCGCTCGTCCACGGCCCAGGAGGTGGGGACTTCCAGCAGCGAGATGGTGGATGTGATGGCGGCGAAGCAGACCAGCAAGAAGAAAAACGAAGCCAAAAAGGAAGCCGCAAAGTAGCCGATGCTGGGAGTCAGGCTCATGAACATCTTAGGCAGAAAGACGAAGATCAGTCCCGGGCCTGCGGGCATGTTTTCAGCCGTAACGTTGGGGTCCATCGTGAAGATCGAGGGAATGATGAGAAGCCCGGCCGTGATGGCGATGAAAGAATCGAAGAGGGCTACGATGAAGCCCGAGGAGGCGATGTTGTCCTTGCGGCTGACGTAGCTGCCGTAGGTGATCAGCGCCCCCATCCCCAGTGAAAGCGAGAAAAAGGCCTGGCTGAGGGCCGAGTTGAGGACGCCCATGCTCAGCTTGGAAAAGTCGGGAACAAAGTAGAAGGCCAGACCCTTCCCGGCGTTGGGCAGGGTCAGCATGTAGGCGATCATCGCGAACATCATGACCAGCAGGACGGGCATGAGGATTCGGGTGGCCCTCTCGATTCCCCCTTTGACACCTCCCACCACGATTCCGATGGTGGCTAGCATGATTCCGGCCATGTAGGCAAAGGTCTTGCCCACCGACCCGGCGAAGACGGCGAATTCCCCGTCCGTGGACAGGCGCTCCAGTCCGCCGGTGGCGCATTCCAGAAAGAAGCCCAGGACGTATCCCGCCAGCACGATGTAGAAGGAGAGGATCATGACGCCGGCGAAGACCCCCAGCCCCCCCACCAAGGGCCAGGCGCTTGCCGGGGCAAGGGCCTTGAAGGCACCCACGGGATTGCGTTGGGTGCGGCGTCCGATGGCGATCTCCATGAGGATGACGGGGAGGCAGATCACCAGGGTGAAGATGAGATAGACTACGACGAAGGCGCCGCCGCCGTTCTGGGCGGTCTGGACGGGAAAGCCCCAAATGTTGCCCAGACCGACGGCCGATCCGGCCGCGGCGATGATGAATCCAACGCGGGAACTCCACTCACCCCGAGATTGCATAGTTTCTCTCTCCTCGAAAATTGATCCTCTCTTCTACCATCAAAGGCCCGTGGGCGCCAGTGCAAATTCCGCCAAATGCCCCAACCGTCCGGCAAATTCCCCATTCAGCATGCGGGTCGGCGCACGCTCCTTGGCCCCTGGCTGGCAGCAGCCTTGCTTGATTGGACGGTGAAGCGACTCGAGCCGGTCAATCCGGCTTCGCTGGAAAGGCGGTCCGGCATGACGACAGCAGCCAGCTTGGATCTGAAGGACATTGCCCGGGTCGATCCCCGCCGGGTCAGCTCGGTCTATGGCCCCGTCGACAGTTGGAGAGTGGGACGCTCGCTGGGCATCGACCTCCTGCTGCTCAATTCGATCTGCTCTTTCAACTGCGTCTACTGCCAGTTGGGGCAGATCCAGGTCCCC from Acidobacteriota bacterium encodes the following:
- a CDS encoding 4Fe-4S dicluster domain-containing protein, with product MQFGFVIDNRKCIGCHACTVACKAEHEVPVGVNRTWVKYIEKGIFPQTTRHFSVMRCNHCADAPCVEICPVTALYRRPDGIVDFDNRRCIGCKACMQACPYDALYIDPQNHTAAKCNYCAHRVDLGLEPACVNVCPEHAIVSGDLQDPASEIAQLVAREQVTVRKGEKGTDPQLFYIDGDAASLDASRTQAAADYLWSSQESGVGHFARFAEQRKGGRDGSPVGERRQVPPPEASAEEARRVYDAPDKGVLWGWEVSGYIWTKALSAGLFLAPFLLSRAAEASAGVWSACLGAALFFLALTGALLVKDLDKPARFAYVLLRPQWRSWLVRGAWIIGAYAILLTLLLALALSQWSWGEAMLRPGGAVALLMILTALAAAATAAYTAYLLAQAKGRDLWQSPLAVLKMFLHAPLAGTAALALASPWIPLPQGWIWLLAWMLSATLLLHLALLGLELTTPHATRDASRAAEFILRGRLAPAFWGGAVVCGGLIPLALLLGHTSSLFDLFGWALPLAGLLVLVGLYFSEHAWVRAPQWIRLS
- a CDS encoding PadR family transcriptional regulator, with product MGGSRRADLLQGTLDLLILKTLSLGPRHGWGISQRIQQMSDEVFQINQGSLYPALQRLQQEGWIASSWGESENRRRAKYYRLTAEGRRRLEEQTRNWKEVSAAIERVLAT
- a CDS encoding DUF2911 domain-containing protein, yielding MLKHLTVWTAILFLFAVEAQAQVKQGQWTPSVENSTRGYCSIAYWTYRDDGVEISGGRVTLGYGRPAWRPQWNQDAAFDSLTKGRIWRLGKDMWTSLDSQLDLEMGGRKVAAGYYYLGARRRQQGDWSLVFVDPEAVRPGYIDAWAFVPRADEVPILFEVPLEHSRSEASATELKMTLQLQGAKDQGLLSIQWGPHLLRASFKLDVPAPDFYKEQP
- a CDS encoding sodium-dependent transporter → MQSRGEWSSRVGFIIAAAGSAVGLGNIWGFPVQTAQNGGGAFVVVYLIFTLVICLPVILMEIAIGRRTQRNPVGAFKALAPASAWPLVGGLGVFAGVMILSFYIVLAGYVLGFFLECATGGLERLSTDGEFAVFAGSVGKTFAYMAGIMLATIGIVVGGVKGGIERATRILMPVLLVMMFAMIAYMLTLPNAGKGLAFYFVPDFSKLSMGVLNSALSQAFFSLSLGMGALITYGSYVSRKDNIASSGFIVALFDSFIAITAGLLIIPSIFTMDPNVTAENMPAGPGLIFVFLPKMFMSLTPSIGYFAASFLASFFFLLVCFAAITSTISLLEVPTSWAVDERGIRRGRAALAMGGLIFFLGIFSLLSQGASDFFTRFITYPSGQTVDFLTLVADIFFESALPLGGCLISAFCAFRWKRENLSAEIAQGYPKYMGSWQEKALNAILYVLPFILFFIFINTVLEKYFAVEIF
- a CDS encoding molybdopterin-dependent oxidoreductase, with protein sequence MAPKPTSAPSAPRPGWLERLAERLHLIPDLHRSDGSAEDSPHLPELPRLTPPGKLTDYPPPEQWDDWSEYEATSWPRRHKRNYVIVPTACFNCEAGCGLLSYIDRDTLKVRKFEGNPWHPGSRGRNCAKGPATINQINDPDRILYPLRRKGERGAGGWERVSWDQALDEIAARIRKALQEERRNEVVYHVGRPGHEGYAERVLAAWGVDGHNSHTNICSAGARFGYAAWQGYDRPSPDHAEAEFILLVSAHLESGHYFNPHAQRIIEGMMKGAKLAVMDPRLSNTASMADFWMPTYPGSEAAVLLAMARVLLAEDLIDRDFVREWVNWEEYLGARSAAGGSLEDFLRLLAQEYAEFTPEFAEKESGVPAATVVEVARRIGRAGSRFATHNWRSASSGNLGGWAVSRALHFLNVLTGSVGTPGGTLPSAWNKFKPPLFDRPPAHRFWNQLHFPDEYPFSHYEMSFLLPHFLKEGRGKLDVYFTRVFNPVWTYPDGFSWIEALSDPAKIGLHAALTPTWSETAFFADFVLPMGHAGERHDLISYETHSGLWIAFRQPVVREAMRRRGEEVEFTYQANPGEVWEEDEFWIELSWRIDPQGDLGVRKHFESPYRPGRKITVEEYYRWIFEHTPGLAEKAAEHDLTPLDYMRRFGAFEVEQSCYRKHESEVDEEKLAGAREDDRGVISRDGQALGVRSRQGGRVVQGFPTPSRKQEIYSSTLAEWGWPEYATPVYIKSHIHPQELDRDKGEVVLVPTFRLPTLIHSRSGNSKWLHEIANRNPVWLHPEDAARVGVGDGELLRVETEIGHFVDRVWVTQAIRPGVAACSHHLGRWRRPQDPKANRWAVNLADISRSESSGQGGVWKLRYRRGISPDAQGDPDGGRIFWREGGVHQNLTFPVHPDPVSGMHCWHQRVRLRPAQAGDRYGDVEVDTGKSFEIYRQWLEMTRPGPGPGGWRRPLWLNRPLRPVQEAFRHPQAEDGEQGLG